A window of Cryptomeria japonica chromosome 3, Sugi_1.0, whole genome shotgun sequence contains these coding sequences:
- the LOC131059746 gene encoding dirigent protein 23, whose amino-acid sequence MGKTLAVLILLLMICHENANAEHGNHDNLKQVVTQLQFYMHDVVLGKNATAVQVAPQNPVNSSAGVPSFGPVYVIDDPLTETPHPKSKLVGRAQGLYAMSSKGELGLLMALTYSWERGKYKDSSISVVGKNMVLRKQRELPIVGGTGVFRMARGYAFAHTFSSNGPDAIIGYNVTIFHY is encoded by the coding sequence ATGGGCAAAACGCTTGCTGTCTTGATTCTTCTGCTCATGATCTGCCATGAAAATGCAAATGCAGAGCACGGAAATCATGATAATCTCAAGCAGGTGGTGACCCAGTTGCAGTTCTACATGCATGATGTAGTTTTAGGAAAGAATGCCACAGCAGTTCAGGTGGCTCCACAGAATCCTGTGAATTCTTCTGCTGGGGTTCCTTCTTTTGGCCCAGTGTATGTGATTGATGATCCTCTGACTGAGACTCCTCACCCCAAATCAAAGCTGGTGGGCAGAGCACAGGGGTTGTATGCCATGTCATCAAAGGGGGAATTGGGTCTTCTCATGGCACTTACTTATTCATGGGAGAGAGGGAAGTATAAGGATAGTTCCATTAGTGTTGTGGGAAAGAATATGGTGTTGAGAAAGCAGAGGGAGCTGCCAATTGTGGGAGGAACAGGGGTTTTTCGAATGGCTAGAGGCTATGCATTTGCTCATACATTTTCCAGTAATGGACCAGATGCCATTATTGGGTACAATGTAACTATTTTTCACTATTGA